One part of the Sorangiineae bacterium MSr11954 genome encodes these proteins:
- a CDS encoding metallophosphoesterase → MNPSALVLGSLVFFAFSGCLHVAEDRAERDRTVGHAANEGAEVHVADGLAAVRAFAPGTVELWTEAPALRFEIATPAGGGARTWTLRLRNVLPDAEVRAQLANGAALPLATSRPARTEMRVSLELPPGARATFTLSAPDASSLEPWRFAALADVQNALDRVEDIYRVMNDDPAIRFVVFNGDLTERGTDEDLLLFQQKLGALNVPLYATLGNHELGTRDDAFQTFYGRCSFSFFFRGVRFTLLDSASATLDPLVYSWLDGWLQQGRGDLHVVTMHIPPLDPVGERNGAFASRPEANKLIARLAAGHVDLTLYGHVHSYYAFSNGGIPAFISGGGGAIPERLDGIGRHFLAVDVDPRAQKVSTSFRPVD, encoded by the coding sequence GCACGGTGGGGCATGCGGCAAACGAAGGCGCCGAGGTCCACGTGGCCGACGGTCTGGCCGCCGTGCGGGCGTTCGCGCCCGGCACCGTGGAGCTCTGGACCGAGGCGCCCGCGCTTCGCTTCGAGATCGCGACCCCGGCCGGCGGCGGCGCGCGGACGTGGACCCTCCGACTGCGAAATGTCCTGCCCGACGCCGAAGTGCGCGCGCAGCTGGCCAACGGAGCGGCGCTGCCGCTCGCAACCTCCCGCCCCGCGCGGACGGAGATGCGTGTCTCCCTCGAGCTCCCGCCGGGCGCGCGCGCCACGTTCACCTTGTCGGCGCCCGACGCCTCGTCGCTCGAACCCTGGCGCTTCGCCGCGCTGGCCGACGTGCAGAACGCGTTGGATCGCGTGGAGGACATCTACCGCGTGATGAACGACGATCCGGCCATCCGCTTCGTCGTCTTCAACGGCGATCTCACCGAGCGCGGCACCGACGAGGATCTCTTGCTCTTCCAGCAAAAGCTCGGGGCCTTGAATGTGCCGCTCTACGCGACCTTGGGCAACCACGAGCTGGGGACGCGCGACGATGCCTTTCAAACGTTCTACGGCCGGTGCAGCTTTAGCTTCTTCTTCCGCGGCGTGCGTTTCACCTTGCTGGACTCCGCCAGCGCCACCCTCGATCCCCTGGTCTACTCCTGGCTCGACGGCTGGCTCCAGCAAGGCCGCGGCGATCTCCACGTGGTGACCATGCACATCCCGCCGCTGGATCCCGTGGGGGAGCGCAACGGCGCGTTTGCCAGCCGGCCCGAGGCCAACAAGCTCATCGCGCGCCTGGCGGCCGGCCATGTGGATCTCACCCTTTATGGGCACGTGCACTCGTATTACGCATTCTCCAATGGCGGCATTCCCGCCTTCATCTCGGGCGGCGGAGGCGCCATCCCCGAGCGCCTCGACGGCATCGGCCGCCATTTTCTGGCGGTGGACGTGGACCCGCGAGCGCAGAAGGTGAGCACCTCGTTTCGCCCCGTCGATTGA